One Betta splendens chromosome 5, fBetSpl5.4, whole genome shotgun sequence genomic window, tgacaaacgtcatcagcaccaatttattatgaatcctattggacaatagcctgtcacatgacccagtggcgccctactaaccatgactttaaacgtttaaggagcaaccctttcctccgttttctgtaagcgttgcacgtcttagcatttggtcccactggaccacactgttaaactctaatctactggtcaactgaacgtagacgtttgcaccgtcactgagactaactgttgggagaacgtgtacttcagcttctacgtcatggcggtatcgcttctcggccttttggctaagatcaagtgtagtatctgttcttatcagtttaatatctgatacgtcccctacccggggaccatatattaaattgatttttggagcagggagatggaataggggcttgctccgtccactccacgcatcgacccagtattgcagtacttctgggaacggtgcaccccctatggatgtaaaaatggtagattctgctccttattcattagaaaataatgtatccatatatttgacaggatattgttctctgcaaaagtcagtgtaaaatattttctaacatctaagatgtggttccactacacagcaatgtcaaactgtccacctacagattgtatgacatatgcaggaaccactcatgaaaagcatctcctgatctcagctcagttctaaatgaggttcggtgacacagactcatgtaaacgccaagtcatatattcaaaggttgaatcctttattctgtgatcccaacatagtcatcatgtgctctgtgactggttaggttcaacactcttcttgtaacattcttacaaaaacaactaatctcttgtgtcccgtcatacatcaagtttaaacggctgatattctgtttgaccgtccaatagtttatggtttgtatctgtcctttacaccccgatcaaggtatctcccctgccaggtaagtatgagttgctgaacccgctctcaggagaccctttcacacgtgatccctgatgactgacggtgctgaaactcTTTGAACTCACGATGTACAACACCCTAGAGGGACGTCTCCCATCgtgcattgctgcagttaatgcggttcctcgagtcgcggctgaaattagacaatcggcgctcgcacccgctcctgcgtgggtagaaagcgactcgacatttcttttaacacagactgttccacatatgttaggtcagagagtttgattttgcacattacttaaatggcaaagctgcctgtggacgtatggtgacatgttttgcggtaggaaataattgttggtttccgcgaaaggatgaagcgggccagtagaatattgtgaatgtgtacttttagctgcacaactttagtcgtggaagtttgttttctgacaaaggaaatattttgtaacgttaactcgtctgtttcaaatgaagatgaaaactatttaaagccgacaaaactagcgtcactagccgacaaaactagcgttatttctaatggacttgaagcaacaacattccttcaaagtcatttatccagctaatgcaaaaatatggtctaataatgaggttgtagcaacgacaaaagaacaaaacagctaaactttggaaatatgatctgatgagtccaaatttctttgcaccttcaaagatataatcagacatttttacatagtaacttaagaaacggttgttgcttcaaaatgtttcctttgtcagagaacaaacttctatataaagtcgtgcatctaaaagacacacattgatttcgcttcatcctctaacggtcgcggaaacaaataattctataattctttcctaccgcaaaacaggtcctcaggcagctttgcaatttaagtaatgtgcagaaacagacttcggctgatctaaactatatgtaacagtctgtgttaaaagaaatgtggagtcgctttttacccacgcaggcgctgtttgtctgatttcagctgcgactcgattggttgtctgcggttcagttctgccacgcgattggttgtttacaagtatatggtcaccggtaaattttggacgaaccgttcttcgttctttatcactgtagacatttaactaccgtataaacggttaaaacagtccctaaagtaaacagtggagcccagtagaactcaataaagctgttcttctgggtgtcgtacttccgggaactgctacaaagcacgatgggagatgtggtattctatcgtaaaagatataaataacgtctgtgtccttatgtataacgcatttcctttggggtggatttctgtgctttcacgtccttctgagacgttgtactttgtgagtttaatgattttcagcaccgtcagtcatcagggatcacgtgtgaaaggggctcccgagcgcgggttcagcaactcatacttacctggcaggggagataccatgatcatgtaggtggttcacccagggcgaggctcagccattgcactgaggctgtctgacctctgcgaattccccaaatgtgggaatctcgactgcataatttctggtagtgggggactgcgttcgcgctctcccctgaTTAAGTGTTCAAAAGGTATTGTCGTTGAGTATCGCATGAATCCTatgaatgaagctatggctcacgtaaaaaatctactctcaattctgttctttaactattctgctgtaataaatacaagcttcattcattcagttgatctttaccgtacccgttttatttattacatttcgatgcatttctcttttctccactagatgtggaagctgcagttttatttgtcaacttgttaatcgagcaaacagtttttcttcagtgagaaagatgatagatttgtttgtattagctcatctgaggctagactagttaacacagaagtaataatgacaaacgtcatcagcaccaatttattatgaatcctattggacaatagcctgtcacatgacccagtggcgccctactaaccatgactttaaacgtttaaggagcaaccctttcctccgttttctgtaagcgttgcacgtcttagcatttggtcccactggaccacactgttaaactctaatctactggtcaactgaacgtagacgtttgcaccgtcactgagactaactgttgggagaacgtgtacttcagcttctacgtcatggcggtatcgcttctcggccttttggctaagatcaagtgtagtatctgttcttatcagtttaatatctgatacgtcccctaTCCGGGGGGGGACTTTACAGTGTTTTGTCATGGCAACCGGACAAGCTTTTCCTCGTGTTGGTCTGCGTCATACTTTACGTTTTCAGTGGAAAGAAGTAAGTGGAGAAGTGATGCCAAGGGACGTTTTTTGTAAGAAGATCATCAAGGAGCTGCTGTCTCTTAAAGTCGTCGACGTTTATTGTCTTCAGTGGCATCCACAGGCAAGAGCATATGATCTAACTTTGGCTTCAGCTGCTGTTCATCAAACTGTCGCTGATAGCTGCAGGCGATTAGCTAATACAGGGCAGCTGGGTTTTTTTGATGTGATCAGTTTGGATAGACCAAATTTCAGGGTTATTACCATTCATATGTTTAACCCTTTTGTTACTGACATGGCAATAAAGGATTTTTTGGGTCGTTTTGCTGACGTTTTGTCGTCAGCAAGATATGTAAAAGACTCTTGTGGATTTTGGACTGGGCGCAGACAGTTTCAAGTCCTGCTACATGAGGATAGAGAAGGACACGATGGATTCAGGCATCCACCTGCTTATTTCCAACTGGGGGCAGATAGGGGTTATCTCTATTATGCTCGCCAGCCAATTTTTTGCAGGAAATGCCGGCGTCATGGCCATGTGGAGGCCGAGTGTACCAGGGTGACGTGTCGTTACTGTGAGAGGGATGGCCATGTCATGGAGGCATGCCCTTTTGGGAAAATCTGCAATGCATGTGGGGAACCTGGCCATCTTTATAGGAACTGTCCAAAGAAGCAACGTTCTTTTGCTGATGTAGTAGGGGGAGATCTTTCCAGAACAACTGGAGACTGCAATGTGCAGCAGGACCgtgaggaggtgggtgagagtgAAATAAATCTGTTGGCGATTTCAGCAGGAGAGAGGTCAGTGGACGATGCAGCTTCTGGTGTGTCTGGGGTTGGGGCGGTGCCCTCAGATGCAACGCCGAGGGTGGCTGTGGATGTCACCGTGCAGGCGACTACCCGAAAAGGACGCAGAGGACCGGATACTACTGCACAGGAGCAGTGTGGCATGGAGAGTGAGCAGCAAGTAGTCAAGAAGGCCAAAGGTTCAGGAGTGCCGGAGGTAGCTGGACCACAGGTTGACGACACTTCGGAGGTGCCCAACACAAAAGAAGGAAGTGGTATGGTTGTCGAAACTGCAACTGAGACAAACTTTTCTGCTGTGGATTCCTTTGGTTTGGATTTTGTTTTCTCCCCAGCCATGTTGACACTCTCTTCTCCGCATGGAGTGGGgaaagaagagacagaggagagacgtGGATCTGCAGGGAGTACAACATGTTCTTGGGCAGAGCAGATGGACGACATGGATGTGTATGGGGCGCAAGGGTCCTCGGAGCTTGGGACTTGATGATGTGCTGTGCAGGTTTTTTGTGTTCGTTGTGGATGTCAACAGGACATGTTTTTGCGTGTTTGAACTTTTAATGTCAGGGGGCTCCGTGATCCTCTGAAAAGGATTATGGTTTTCAATTTCATTAAAGACTTAGGGTTGTCTGTTGTTTTGATGCAGGAAGTACATTTGCGGGATGGTGAGGATGTGCTTAAGTTTAGTGAGGAATGGGGACAAGGGGGGGCGGTGTGGAGTATTGGTGGGGTGCATTCTTCGGGGGTGGGAGTATTGTTTGGGCGGGGGGTGCAGGTGGAACGGGATTTTGTGGTTGTGCAGGGGAGGGCGGTAGGGGTGGATTTTCAGTTGAACGGGTTGGCTTTTAGAGCCATTGTAGTTTATGGTTCTCAGGTTAGGGGGGAAAGGAGGCAGATGGTGGAGGATTTGGTTCCGTTTTGCGCTACAAACCGTCATGTTATTGTGGGAGGGGACTGGAATGATGAGGTGGTGGGTAGGGGGGAGGGGTGTCAGGGGTGGGAGGGACCTCTCCGGGCTATGGGGTTGGTGGATGGCAGTCGGGAGGTGCAGCCACAGTTGCTAGGCCCCACCTGGAGGAATTCCAGAGGGGTCTGCAGGCGACTGgattatgtgtttttttctaaatctatTGTTTTGAATTCAGGCAGGGCtgtgtcaatttttttttctgatcatGATGGGTTGGTTTTTATGGGGACTGTGGAGGGACAAGGTTTTGGACCAGGTTATTGGAAGTTGAATTGTAGTGTTTTGGGAGAGGCTGCGTTTCGGGGTAGTTTTGAGACATTCCTGCAAAACCTAATTGGTCTGCGTCCACTATGTGGGGGGGCTGTTGAATGGTGGGAGGTGGCAAAGGAACGTATCAGGTCTTTTTGTGTAAAGTACTGCGTGCGCCGTGCTAGGCAAAAGACAGCTAGGGTGAGATGCTGGCAAAAAGGGCTTGAAAGGCAACAGGCCCTGGCAAATGCCGGGGGTCTGGCCAATGAGTCAGTGTGCATGCGATTGAAGGGTCAGCTGCGCTCCTTTTATGAGAACAGGGCTCGGGATTTTGTTGCAAGCAGAAGGAGGAATTGTGCCGAGGAATGTACTGCACATTTCTTTAGCTCTGTAAGGACAAGGCAGGCTAAACGGGTTTTTAAGGGAGTCAAAGACACGAGCGGTCGGGTGGTGACAGATAGTGGGGGAATGGTGGAGCTGGTGACGAAGCACTATCGGGAGGTTTTTGAGAAAAAAGTGGTGGGGGGTGAGCTGTGTAGTTTTTTAGACCTAGTAACTGGACGAGTCTCTTGCGAGCATGCGGCAGCGCTGGAGGCACCCCTCACACTACTGGAGCTGACTAAGGCTCTGGGTAGTTTGAGGAGAGGGCGTGTTCCGGGACTTGATGGTTTGCCTGTCGAATTTTATTTAGCTTTCTGGAGCCTGTTGGGGCCAGTCCTTTTGGAGGTCCTCACGGAAGGTCTGAGAAGCGGCACTTGGAGGCGATCAATGCAGCTTGGggtaattgttttgttgtttaagaAAGGTGATGCTAGTGAATTGAATAATTGGAGGCCTTTGACAATGCTTGGTGTAGACTACAAAATTCTGGCTAAAGTTTTTGCAGGGCGGCTTGGGACCATCCTTCCCAGTATTGTTCACGTAGACCAAACATGCGGGGTTGCAGGGAGGGCATCACGTCTTAACCTGCAGTTGATTCGTGATATCACGGCCTGGGCAGAGGATCGTGATATGCCTCTCATGGTGGTGGGTCTGGATCAGGCAAAGGCCTTTGATAGAGTGCATTGGGgttttttgtttagtgttttgaGGGCGATGGGTTTCGGAAGAGGTTTTGTGGGATGGTTGGAGGCTTTGTATGAAGGTGCGCAGAGTGTTGTGATGGTGAACGGTCACATGGGCAGTGCAATTGCATTACAGTCGGGGGTTAGGCAAGGGTGCCCACTCTCAcctttactgtttgtactgtacatggagcCTCTGGCAGCCGCTATCCGAGCTGACTCTCGAGTGAGAGGGGCATTGATTCCAGGGGGTGGTGGGTTGCGAGTGAAGATTTCACAATACGCTGATGATGCCACGTTACTGCTCGACAAGGACGACTGCGCAATACGTGCATTGGAAGTATTTGAGGAGTTTGGTAGAGTTTCTGGTGCAAGGCTCAATATTGACAAGTGTGCAGTGAAGTTTTTTGGCAGGTGGAAGATGCGGCAGGATGCACCGGGGGCCCTGCCAGTGTGTCATGGTCCATTAAAGATACTTGGAGTCTTGTTTGATACTGATAACAGTGCATCAATGAATTGGCTTAGGCTTATGAGAAGGGTAAAAGCTAAGTTGTCATTGTGGAAGGGTCGAAGGTTGACTTTGACGGGGAAGGTTTTGGTGCTTAAGGTGGATGTACTCTCTTCAGTGCTCCATTTGGCATACGTGTTCCCCATGCCAGTGGTTGTGCGAAGAACGTTGTTGCGGGtggtttttgattttgtttgggGGGGTGGGTATGAATGGGTTGCACGTGGGCGTATGATGTTGGGTGTGGAGCTGGGTGGGAGAGACGTGCCAAATATACCGTTGAAGTTGGACACCATTTTTGTGGCTTCATTGCTGCAGGACATGGTGTCTGAGGTTGGTCATCCTGCAAGCTCTGGTTTGCGTTATTTCTTTTCCTATTCGGCTAGGAACCTAATACCATGGTCTAATATCGGCCCAAGGTCTGAACAGATGCCATGGCATTTTGCCTGGGCGGCGCGGTGGGTAAAGATCCATCCGGAGACTCTGCAGGGTGGGTTGTGGAAGCAGCATAGGTCCTTATACAGGGTGGTACAGGGAAAGAAGGGCTTGCCACCAGTAGTTGGGGTGTCTGAGGTGGATTGGGGCCGTGTACAGGCGACAGGGCTGGACAATGGACTGAGGGACTTGCATTGGGCTTGCCTGCATAGGTGTCTCCCGGTTAGGGAGAAAATGTACAGGCATGGGCTAGGTCGATCTCCGTGCTGCCCCAGGGAGGCATGTAATGCACCAGAAACGGTGCATCATGTTCTGTGGGACTGTGGGTTTGCAAGAATGGTTTGGGATGGGGCACGGAGGCTGGTGAGAAAGGCTGAGCCAGATTTTGTGTTGTCTTGGGAAGTGGTGGAGAGGGGTGTGGGGGCATCAAGTGTTGAGGGCGAATGTACGGCATTATGGCTGGTGTTGAGTTTATATAAGCGAGGGCTCTGGTTAGCACGACAAGAATTAGTTAGGCATGGAAAACAATGTAGGGCTGAAGAGGTGAGGAGAAGAGTCGAATGGGAGATACAAGACAGGATGAGTAGGGATGTGACAAAGCTGGGGTACCATGCTGCTAAAGAAAGATGGAAGGGAGGGTTTGGTTGGTTGTAGAGAGGACATGGTGGGAAAAGGGGTAAATGGCGGACTTGACTTTGAATtactattttgtttttgtttgttggtttttaCTGTAACAATACAGTGTGATGTATTTGACTAGCTAATTGTTCTGATCTGTGGTTGCAGTCAAACATTGTTTGATATGTTGGGGAGGGTGGTGGAGAAGTACATTTAGTTTTGATTCACTctttttggttgttttggtttatatttGGTTCAATTTGTTGTAATAATTTGGATGGTGTATACACTCTTGTGTAAAAGtagtaaattaataaattaaaaaaaaaaaaaaaaaaaaaaaaaaaaatctgttcttatcagtttaatatctgatacgtcccctacccggGGACCGTATATTAAATTGAgttttggagcagggagatggaataggggcttgctccgtccactccacgcatcgacccagtattgcagtacttctgggaacggtgcaccccctatggatgtaaaaatggtagattctgctccttattcattagaaaataatgtatccatatatttgacaggatattgttctctgcaaaagtcagtgtaaaatattttctaacatctaagatgtggttccactacacagcaatgtcaaactgtccacctacagattgtatgacatatgcaggaaccactcatgaaaagcatctcctgatctcagctcagttctaaatgaggttcggtgacacagactcatgtaaacgccaagtcatatattcaaaggttgaatcctttattctgtgatcccaacatagtcatcatgtgctctgtgactggttaggttcaacactcttgtaacattcttacaaaaacaactaatctcttgtgtcccgtcatacatcaagtttaaacggctgatattctgtttgaccgtccaatagtttatggtttgtatctgtcctttacaccccgatgaaggtatctcccctgccaggtaagtatgagttgctgaacccgctctcaggagaccctttcacacgtgatccctgatgactgacggtgctgaaactcTTTGAACTCACAATGTACAACACCCTAGAGGGACGTCTCCCATCgtgcattgctgcagttaatgcggttcctcgagtcgcggctgaaattagacaatcggcgctcgcacccgctcctgcgtgggtagaaagcgactcgacatttcttttaacacagactgtttcaCATATGTTAGGTCAGAgagtttgattttgcacattacttaaatggcaaagctgcctgtggacgtatggtgacatgttttgcggtaggaaataattgttggtttccgcgaaaggatgaagcgggctagtagaatattgtgaatgtgtacttttagctgcacaactttagtcgtggaagtttgttttctgacaaaggaaatattttgtaacgttaactcgtctgtttcaaatgaagatgaaaactatttaaagccgacaaaactagcgtcactagccgacaaaactagcgttatttctaatggacttgaagcaacaacattccttcaaagtcatttatccagctaatgcaaaaatatggtctaataatgaggttgtagcaatgacaaaagaacaaaacagctaaactttggaaatatgatctgatgagtccaaatttctttgcaccttcaaagatataatcagacatttttacatagtaacttaagaaacggttgttgcttcaaaatgtttcctttgtcagagaacaaacttctatataaagtcaggcatctaaaagacacacattgatttcgcttcatcctctaacggtcgcggaaacaaataattctataattctttcctaccgcaaaacaggtcctcaggcagctttgcaatttaagtaatgtgcagaaacagacttcggctgatctaaactagatgtaacagtctgtgttaaaagaaatgtggagtcgccttttacccacgcaggcgctgtttgtctgatttcagctgcgactcgattggttgtctgcggttcagttctgccacgcgattggttgtttacaagtatatggtcaccggtaaattttggacgaaccgttcttcgttctttatcactgtagacatttaactaccgtataaacggttaaaacagtccctaaagtaaactggagcccagtagaactcaataaagctgttcttctgggtgtcgtacttccgggaactgctacaaagcacgatgggagatgtggtattctatcgtaaaagatataaataacgtctgtgtccttatgtataacgcatttcctttggggtggatttctgtgctttcacgtccttctgagacgttgtactttgtgagtttaatgattttcagcaccgtcagtcatcagggatcacgtgtgaaaggggctcccgagcgcgggttcagcaactcatacttacctggcaggggagataccatgatcatgtaggtggttcacccagggcgaggctcagccattgcactgaggctgtctgacctctgcgaattccccaaatgtgggaatctcgactgcataatttctggtagtgggggactgcgttcgcgctctGCCCTGATTAAGTGTTCAAAAGGTATTGTCGTTGAGTATCGCATGAATCCTatgaatgaagctatggctcacgtaaaaaatctactctcaattctgttctttaactattctgctgtaataaatacaagcttcattcattcagttgatctttaccgtacccgttttatttattacaatttgatgcatttctcttttctccactagatgtggaagctgcagttttatttgtcaacttgttaatcaagcaaacagtttttcttcagtgagaaagatgatagatttgtttgtattagctcatctgaggctagactagttaacacagaagtaataatgacaaacgtcatcagcaccaatttattatgaatcctattggacaatagcctgtcacatgacccagtggcgccctactaaccatgactttaaacgtttaaggagcaaccctttcctccgttttctgtaagcgttgcacgtcttagcatttggtcccactggaccacactgttaaactctaatctactggtcaactgaacgtagacgtttgcaccgtcactgagactaactgttgggagaacgtgtacttcagcttctacgtcatggcggtatcgcttctcggccttttggctaagatcaagtgtagtatctgtttATCAGTTTAACAGTGATACGTCTACGGACCAATTTCTTATTTGtttcttttcccttttaaaATGGGGCTTGCACGTGATGGAAGATTACCCAGTATTGGTTTCGCATCACCCTTTTGATGGAAAGGAGATCCGTAGGATTATGCCCCAGATTCGGAAGAAGTATTAAGTAGCAACTCATTGAGGTAGATGGATTCTTTTGCCTGCAGTGGAACCAGCAGGCAAGGGCTTATGATGTGACTCTGGGGACAGCTGAACTTCATCAGTCTACTTTTGCCAGCTGTATTAAGTTGGCTAATGAGGGccctctttcctttttttcagcGATTAGTTTGGATAAGCCTAATTTTAGAATTATCACAGTTCACACGTTTAATCCGTATGTGACAGACATTGCTTTAGGTGATTTTTTGGGACGCTATGCAGAGGTGGTGTCAGCAGCACGATATGTAAAGGACCCGCTTGGTTTCTGGACAGGACGTCGTCAGTTTCAAGTGTTGCTACATGAGGACAATGAGGGGGTGGATGGTTGGAGACATCCTCCTGCCGTGTTCCAGCTAGGAGCCGACAGGGgctatttgttttattcacGACAGCCTTTTTCCTGCAGGCGATGCAACAAACATGGCCATGTGGAAGCCAGTTGTCACGCTTTGCATTGCCGTTTTTGTGATAAGGAGGGGCATGAAGCAAGTACTTGCCCATACAGCAAATCATGCCATAGTTGTGGTGATTTGGGTCATTTGTACAGGGACTGTCCTAGCCGGAAAAAGACTTTTGCCGAAGTGGCAAGGCAGGTCATCAGAGTGGAAACGAGCGTTGAGGAGGAGCGATGTGTTCGAGATTCAGCTTCAGGTGAAGTTATACAGGTGGGAACTGGTGAAGAACAGAAGACCACAGAAGAGAACTTGACGACGGATTGCGGATTAAATGATGACGAGACCATCCAGCAGTCCGCTTTGGTGGGCGATCACAGCACAAGTGGTGCTTCATGTGTGCTGGAAGGTGGGGATCCCTCAGTCGGAAAGGTCTGCAGGAGAGGCCAAGGAAAGGAGAAGGCACGTAAGAGTCGTCAAGCTTGTAAAGGTGGAGAGGAGGGTGAACAATGTGTCGACGAGAGGTTATTGAAGAAGTCAAAGGGGGAGGTACCTCTCCCCTCAAATTTCACTGATTTAGCCCAGCAGGCCCCAGTGGGAGGATTGCAAGAAAACACGCACGGTTTATCTTCCTCTTTGGGACCTGTTGTGCTGGAGACTTTTGATCTGGATTTTGATCTGTCATCTGACATGTCACCCCTCCCCTCATTGGAGGACAGAGTAGGAGTGGAACGGAGTAGTCAACAACCAGAAGTTTTGTTCAGTAACACCTTTCTCATGGgcggagcagatggaggaggggggataGCTATGAGACCTCTGACTTTTGGACTGAGATTattggcttttgttttttcttataTGAGAGTGGGTACCTTATTAATGTAAGGGGTCTGAGGGATGATTGAAGCGTTGCATctgtatttagttttattagGGACATGAagttaacagtgtgtttgattcAAGAGGTCTCATTGCGGGATGGAAGAGATGTGAAGAATTTTGGGGAGGAATGGGTGGGGGACGGTCGCGTGTGGAAGTGTGGGGGGAGTGCACTCATCAGGGGTGGGTATTTTATTTGATAGCAAAGTGCAGATAGAGCGCTCTTTTGTGGTGGTGCAGGGAAGGGTGATGGGTGTGATTTTAATTGGTAGGGGTTTTAGTTTTCGGGTTATGGTGGTATATGGGTCGCAGATACGGTCAGAGAGGTTAGAAATGGTGGAGGCTTTAAtcccccactgtgggacaaacaGGTGTATTATCCTGGGGGGTGATTGGAATGAGGCTATGGGTGATAGTGGAGGGGGGTGGTTGGGTCCGCTTATGGTAATGGGTCTATTTGATGGAGGTCGAGCTGTTCGACCAGCTTTGTTGGGACCCACGTGGCGGAATACCAGGGGGCACTCAGGCCGTCTTGATTATTTACTTTTCTCGCAATCTGTAGTTTTAAGTTCTGGCAAGGTGGTGCCTACATTTTTTTCTGATCATTGTGGGGTGGTATATCAGGTCAGAGTGGGGGACCCAGTGTTTGGGCCGGGTTATTGGAAGCTGAATTGCAGCATATTGCAGGAAGCAAAATTCCGAAAGGATTGCAATGATTTACTGCAGGGGTTACTGGGAGTTCGGGCTGTGTGTGAAAGAGCAGTGGACTGGTGGGAAGTTTTGAAGAAGCGGGTAAAGCATTTCTGTATTGCATATTCAAAGCGCAGAGCTCAGAGGGAAGAGGCTGAAGTCAGGAGGTTGCAAAGACGTCTAGAATGGGAGCAGGTTATGGTTAATTCTGGAAAGGCTATGGATGGGGGAGAGCATGGGCATCTTATGGCTCAGCTGAAAATGGTGTACGACAGCCGGACTAGGGTATCACTGTTAACCAAAAGGCAGGAGTTCCGGGAGTGGAATGAAAAGTGTACAGCACAGTTTTTTGGGTCTGTGCGTGCAGCAAGGGTGCGCCAAGTTTTTAAGGAGGTTCAAGTTGGTGGGCGGGTGGTGTCTGATGCGGGAGGTATGGTGGAAGTGGTTGCGGACTATTATCAAGATTTTTTTGCGGAGCGGGTGGTGGTGACGCAGGGTGCAGGAAGGTTTTAGATTTGGTCAGGGGACGCGTATCTCTGGTGC contains:
- the LOC114855874 gene encoding zinc finger CCHC domain-containing protein 3 isoform X1; amino-acid sequence: MATGQAFPRVGLRHTLRFQWKEVSGEVMPRDVFCKKIIKELLSLKVVDVYCLQWHPQARAYDLTLASAAVHQTVADSCRRLANTGQLGFFDVISLDRPNFRVITIHMFNPFVTDMAIKDFLGRFADVLSSARYVKDSCGFWTGRRQFQVLLHEDREGHDGFRHPPAYFQLGADRGYLYYARQPIFCRKCRRHGHVEAECTRVTCRYCERDGHVMEACPFGKICNACGEPGHLYRNCPKKQRSFADVVGGDLSRTTGDCNVQQDREEVGESEINLLAISAGERSVDDAASGATTRKGRRGPDTTAQEQCGMESEQQVVKKAKGSGVPEVAGPQVDDTSEVPNTKEGSGMVVETATETNFSAVDSFGLDFVFSPAMLTLSSPHGVGKEETEERRGSAGSTTCSWAEQMDDMDVYGAQGSSELGT
- the LOC114855874 gene encoding zinc finger CCHC domain-containing protein 3 isoform X2; this encodes MATGQAFPRVGLRHTLRFQWKEVSGEVMPRDVFCKKIIKELLSLKVVDVYCLQWHPQARAYDLTLASAAVHQTVADSCRRLANTGQLGFFDVISLDRPNFRVITIHMFNPFVTDMAIKDFLGRFADVLSSARYVKDSCGFWTGRRQFQVLLHEDREGHDGFRHPPAYFQLGADRGYLYYARQPIFCRKCRRHGHVEAECTRVTCRYCERDGHVMEACPFGKICNACGEPGHLYRNCPKKQRSFADVVGGDLSRTTGDCNVQQDREEVGESEINLLAISAGERSVDDAASGVSGVGAVPSDATPRVAVDVTVQATTRKGRRGPDTTAQEQCGMESEQQVVKKAKGSGVPEVAGPQVDDTSEVPNTKEGSAMLTLSSPHGVGKEETEERRGSAGSTTCSWAEQMDDMDVYGAQGSSELGT